The following is a genomic window from Streptobacillus felis.
CATATATACATTATATCAAAATATTTTCTACTTGTCTAATTAATATATATGATTTAGTAATTCTAGTACTTCTTTTCTATCGTTAGAATGTTTTAATATATCAACTTTTTTAGCGTCTATAATATTTCTAGAAAGTGACATTAAAATATCTATATATAAATCATCGTGTCTAGGTTTAACTAAGACTGCACAAATATATCTAACCTTATCTTCTTCATTGTTCCACACTAAAGATTTTTTTAAACGTATAAAAACTATAGTGTTTTCTAATACTTTAGTACTTTTTAAATGAGGAATAGCAAATTTAGAACCAAGGAAAGTGGTAACTTCTCTTTCTTTTTCATGAAAT
Proteins encoded in this region:
- a CDS encoding PTS sugar transporter subunit IIA, with the protein product MSVKLCDEKVFFEDLEFSNKNELFEFIADELVKLERVEKPERILQKFHEKEREVTTFLGSKFAIPHLKSTKVLENTIVFIRLKKSLVWNNEEDKVRYICAVLVKPRHDDLYIDILMSLSRNIIDAKKVDILKHSNDRKEVLELLNHIY